From a region of the Tenggerimyces flavus genome:
- a CDS encoding helix-turn-helix domain-containing protein, whose amino-acid sequence MTVTQTSHTLAVLGIGDLAEQVYGGLLDRPGQSAAEVTRGSGASQAAVKEALRELEDRGLVTRSASRPVRYFATAPELALGILLRQRADELDRVRAATAAYQARFAHATGSTDPLDLVEVVVGQDAVLQRVTQLQRAAQDEILVLDTPPYAASHQVTAAEVEHLERGVRARVIYDRSALEVPGQLATIGRLRELGEEARVRDGLPTKLMIADRRHAIVPLGFTRPGIDGIVLVNASPLLDALCALFESLWQAATPMAGSVDAPDDSDLLTLLAAGLKDDALARQLGVSRRTVQRRIQRLMRTVGADSRAQVVLQAARTGLLPLSTSG is encoded by the coding sequence ATGACAGTGACGCAAACTAGCCACACCCTCGCCGTGCTGGGGATCGGCGACCTGGCCGAGCAGGTGTACGGCGGGCTGCTCGACCGACCCGGCCAGTCCGCCGCCGAAGTGACCCGTGGCTCCGGGGCCAGCCAGGCCGCCGTCAAGGAGGCGCTGCGCGAGCTCGAGGACCGCGGCCTGGTGACCCGGTCCGCGAGCCGGCCGGTGCGGTACTTCGCGACGGCGCCGGAGCTCGCGCTCGGCATCCTGCTGCGGCAGCGCGCGGACGAGCTCGACCGCGTCCGGGCGGCGACGGCCGCGTACCAGGCGCGCTTCGCGCACGCGACCGGCTCGACCGACCCGCTCGACCTGGTGGAGGTGGTCGTCGGGCAGGACGCGGTCCTGCAACGGGTCACGCAGCTGCAGCGGGCCGCGCAGGACGAGATCCTGGTGCTCGACACGCCTCCGTACGCGGCCTCCCATCAGGTGACGGCCGCGGAGGTCGAGCACCTGGAACGCGGCGTACGGGCGCGGGTGATCTACGACCGCAGCGCGCTCGAGGTGCCCGGCCAGCTGGCCACGATCGGCCGGCTGCGCGAGCTGGGCGAGGAGGCGCGTGTCCGGGACGGGCTGCCGACGAAGCTGATGATCGCCGACCGCCGGCATGCGATCGTTCCGCTCGGCTTCACCCGGCCCGGCATCGACGGGATCGTGCTCGTGAACGCCTCGCCACTGCTCGACGCGCTGTGCGCGCTGTTCGAGTCGCTGTGGCAGGCGGCCACGCCGATGGCCGGGAGCGTGGACGCTCCGGACGACAGTGACCTGCTCACGCTGCTCGCGGCGGGGCTGAAGGACGACGCGCTGGCAAGGCAGCTGGGCGTCTCGCGGCGCACGGTCCAGCGCCGGATCCAACGGCTGATGCGTACGGTCGGCGCCGACAGCCGCGCGCAGGTCGTCCTCCAGGCCGCGCGCACCGGCCTGCTCCCGCTGTCGACGAGCGGGTAG